One Terriglobales bacterium DNA segment encodes these proteins:
- the ybaK gene encoding Cys-tRNA(Pro) deacylase, whose product MAKTNAARILDGLGIKYELREYEVDPDDLSADTMAAKVGLPPEQVFKTLAVQGDRYGICLAVVSADNELDFKALAKQTGDRRVDMVPLKDVQAVTGYIRGGITALACKKDYPVYIDELAEICDVISVSAGMRGTQSLLAPEDYIQAVNAKVAAIVTAK is encoded by the coding sequence GTGGCTAAGACGAACGCAGCCCGAATTCTGGATGGACTTGGGATCAAATACGAGTTGCGAGAGTATGAGGTGGACCCTGACGATTTGTCAGCGGACACAATGGCGGCAAAGGTCGGCTTACCGCCAGAGCAGGTCTTCAAGACCCTTGCCGTGCAGGGGGACCGGTACGGAATCTGTCTGGCAGTAGTTTCCGCGGATAATGAACTGGACTTCAAGGCGCTTGCAAAACAGACGGGTGACCGCAGGGTGGATATGGTTCCTTTGAAGGACGTGCAAGCCGTGACTGGTTACATTCGCGGCGGAATTACCGCTCTGGCCTGTAAAAAAGACTATCCCGTATATATCGACGAACTTGCGGAAATCTGCGACGTAATTTCGGTGTCGGCAGGAATGAGGGGAACGCAAAGCCTGCTAGCCCCGGAAGACTACATCCAGGCGGTCAACGCCAAGGTCGCAGCCATTGTGACGGCGAAATAA
- a CDS encoding response regulator transcription factor, whose product MTLARAFGHQLESSPMTPATPIVFVVDDDISVRESLQLLIQCEGWHPETFASAREFLDRPRSLVPSCLVLDVSLPGLNGLDLQKRVAVERPDMPIIFITGYGDVPTTVQAMKAGAVEFLTKPFSDDALLSAIRQAVERSRVALGYEAEMQALRNCYASLTHREQQVMALVVSGLLNKQVGGELGISEITVKAHRGKVMQKMKADSLAALVKMAARLRLPSVPKA is encoded by the coding sequence ATGACGTTAGCGCGCGCTTTTGGCCATCAATTGGAGTCATCACCGATGACACCGGCAACACCCATCGTATTCGTTGTTGATGACGATATCTCCGTCCGTGAGTCGCTGCAGTTGCTGATTCAATGCGAAGGCTGGCATCCGGAGACATTCGCATCCGCACGAGAGTTCCTCGATCGCCCACGAAGCCTTGTTCCGAGCTGTCTAGTCCTTGACGTTTCTCTTCCAGGCCTCAATGGTCTCGACCTACAGAAGCGTGTCGCCGTCGAGCGGCCGGATATGCCGATCATCTTCATCACGGGATACGGCGACGTGCCCACAACGGTCCAAGCCATGAAGGCAGGGGCTGTGGAGTTCTTGACCAAGCCATTCAGTGACGACGCACTTTTGAGTGCCATCCGGCAAGCCGTCGAACGTAGCCGGGTTGCACTTGGTTACGAGGCGGAGATGCAAGCGCTCCGGAATTGTTATGCGTCACTCACACATCGTGAGCAGCAGGTTATGGCGCTGGTGGTTTCCGGTCTGTTGAATAAACAGGTCGGTGGGGAACTCGGCATAAGCGAAATCACGGTGAAGGCACACCGCGGCAAAGTGATGCAGAAGATGAAGGCCGACTCCCTCGCTGCGTTGGTGAAGATGGCCGCGAGGCTCCGGCTCCCAAGTGTGCCGAAAGCTTGA
- a CDS encoding response regulator, translated as MDSYQEKIAGEYPLVAVVDDDESVRESLPDLLREFGFATHSFSSAEEFLSSDSLIQTRCLILDIAMPGMTGLDLQRELQLRGHNIAIIFISAQKDEVVRRRAFQQGAVEFLFKPFSDTALLQALNTALRVR; from the coding sequence ATGGACTCCTACCAAGAAAAGATCGCGGGCGAATATCCACTTGTGGCAGTAGTGGATGATGATGAATCCGTGCGCGAGTCATTGCCCGACTTATTGCGGGAGTTCGGATTTGCGACGCACTCCTTCTCATCTGCGGAAGAGTTCCTCAGTTCCGATAGCCTGATTCAAACTAGATGTCTCATCCTCGACATCGCCATGCCGGGCATGACTGGATTGGATCTCCAGCGAGAATTGCAGCTTCGCGGACACAACATTGCGATCATCTTCATCAGTGCTCAGAAGGACGAGGTTGTCCGCAGGCGAGCGTTCCAGCAAGGAGCCGTTGAATTCTTGTTCAAGCCATTCAGCGACACGGCCCTGCTTCAGGCGCTGAATACTGCACTTCGAGTGAGGTGA
- a CDS encoding LacI family DNA-binding transcriptional regulator — translation MTDIARDLKVSVVTVSKVLRNDGKISPATRKRVLRRAKELNYQMNWVARSLVTRRTYTIGLLLPNFTHPFFAEIAKSVAETIRPHGYHVIISYFEEDPELEARETDTLLARQVDGLIIASAQSPNRVEVFERIQQRKVPYVLIDRPVAGVNASFVGVNNEVVGRLATEHLITQGCRRIAHLHGPGTGIAIGRLEGYRQALAKHGRPAPASYIVDGGYGDDTGYEAMRQLLRRHPIPDGVFCYNDPVAIGAIKAIRESGLDVPRDIAVAGAGNVHYSDLLAVPLTTVDQGTSQIGKLAAELLLQRITSKRFVRPKKIIISPKLVVRLSSQHRYVEKLEHATLSIAPTKNSIGRDLGSVKVVSRSEKRHVRPLVRALAIDKRES, via the coding sequence ATGACCGATATTGCTCGCGACCTCAAGGTTTCGGTCGTGACGGTCTCCAAGGTCCTGCGCAACGACGGCAAGATCAGCCCAGCGACTCGCAAACGCGTGTTGCGAAGGGCCAAAGAGCTGAATTACCAGATGAACTGGGTTGCCCGCAGCCTGGTCACGCGGCGGACCTACACGATCGGACTGCTCCTGCCGAATTTCACACATCCATTTTTTGCGGAAATTGCCAAGTCCGTGGCCGAGACCATTCGGCCGCATGGCTACCACGTGATCATTTCGTACTTCGAGGAAGATCCCGAATTGGAGGCCCGGGAGACCGATACCCTGTTGGCCCGGCAAGTGGATGGCCTGATTATCGCCTCTGCCCAATCGCCCAATCGGGTAGAAGTGTTCGAGCGGATTCAACAACGGAAGGTACCCTACGTTTTGATTGACCGCCCCGTGGCCGGGGTGAATGCTTCTTTTGTTGGGGTTAACAACGAGGTGGTTGGCCGGCTCGCCACCGAGCATCTCATAACGCAGGGCTGCCGCCGCATTGCGCACCTGCACGGTCCCGGAACTGGCATCGCGATAGGACGTTTGGAGGGGTACCGCCAAGCCCTCGCAAAACACGGCCGGCCGGCACCGGCCAGCTACATTGTTGACGGCGGCTACGGAGATGACACTGGGTATGAAGCGATGCGCCAATTGCTGCGGCGTCATCCGATCCCCGATGGGGTTTTCTGTTATAACGATCCGGTTGCGATCGGCGCCATCAAAGCAATTCGCGAATCAGGGCTTGACGTGCCCCGCGACATCGCCGTGGCTGGAGCCGGCAACGTACACTATTCGGACTTGCTGGCGGTGCCGCTTACCACCGTTGATCAAGGCACGTCCCAGATCGGGAAGCTGGCCGCCGAACTTCTGCTTCAGCGAATCACCTCAAAGCGCTTTGTGCGCCCCAAGAAAATCATCATCTCTCCCAAACTCGTAGTACGGTTATCGAGTCAGCACCGTTACGTTGAGAAACTCGAGCACGCCACATTGTCCATTGCGCCTACCAAAAACTCCATCGGTCGTGATTTGGGCAGCGTGAAGGTTGTAAGTAGGTCGGAAAAGCGACACGTTCGGCCGCTGGTGCGCGCCCTCGCGATTGACAAGCGCGAGAGCTAG
- a CDS encoding TonB-dependent receptor yields MSSHKSNHQARTWSSFVTSAANGRHWLTASLAICLLALSFPMGLHAQEYRGLILGQVKDPSGAVIHDAKVTAKGPQQTYSTTSNAEGSFSIPFVQPGTYQVTVEAPGFKKSVEKNVVVSVAQKVNLNFRLEVGTVSESVEVVASAVAVNTADASGGSVVGTQETQNLPLNGRQVYMLAQLNPGVLFTGSNGAQRGWDQTNSFQINGVVNNQNQFTMNGAPISQQTSTARGAWFISPNVDAVQEFKIQTTNYDASVGRSGGGTINLVIKQGTNALHGAAFDYWRNAVLDANFYQLNQLNQRKGFHNQHDFGGTVGGPIKKDKTYFFASFEGWREVQPAPVITTVPTGIVVNPDGSVDMSAYLKGPGVNHNGGIYNPFSCASTNADGTCKTRNRLSVGGKNDVIPANLVSQIGLKILALYPKPNQPGFINNFVSNTGGRTQYNQTLFRIDHNISDRTKIYGMFSWWSGTDFRNNSGFSDPRIETGNINHTRAFLSQILSATHTFNSTLVADVRVSYTREVDSSPDGGLAAGTAKLSPQDLGFTTYPVPPSTSTSFAPVLNNNDVIANIIGTRAFSDFGHPPFNADFEVAPTISQTIGNHNLRYGGQYLKVIAIPCCAAGEVAPTSNGPGGIFNFTDNFTRFNPNNANTDPAGVTGSTGSGLASIIMGIPNDGNIPYNLAIYETYPYYAAFVQDDWKIHPRLTLNLGMRWDFEHSPHERHDRLNGGLCYTCVNPLTGILNSANAFPPNNTLLLKNGTSTGFTMPNPIVGGFTFLGNGRRAYDTQYNHFQPRIGVSWALNDKTVVRGGYGVNYGFAFELGGNTTFTQVTNYFNPNPVTPGPGFFNGNPYPAGLTPPTGPLDGLLAGTGSNSTSYDQRNRKITRVQHYSLGIQHEFPGGFVLDTSFVGTYTGNIRVGTNFNALTPAQIAQCATLAAAAAAVRCDSQVQNPFFGHMGPNQAASVLNLSATVPAYILMEPFPQFDGTLSSNTEPIGRSDYNSLQVQFRKRVDAGPAWLKGITLVTAFTWQKNMTYTSLNNNSNGQCQGCVDIAGPGHDILTPFIAKPYYQLDGSDRTLNLAFSGIWDLPVGRNRPFFGNASGWVGQVINNWSLDWIFTDASGTPIQPPNTFTYNCPQNNNSYIPAHRSFSEWIYNETPSCYTPLATNTWIPRTVVTRQNNLRAPYKPLATFALQKQFDIRESMKLQFRAEAFNAFNTPIFGGPSTGNPNLPVTINPNNIPGIQPGTPGYCSGYGCIGANQQNAPRQLQLSLKIIF; encoded by the coding sequence ATGAGCAGCCATAAGAGCAACCATCAGGCACGTACGTGGAGCAGCTTTGTAACCTCAGCAGCAAACGGCCGGCATTGGCTTACGGCAAGTCTGGCTATCTGCCTGCTGGCCCTATCCTTTCCCATGGGGCTGCATGCCCAGGAATATCGCGGTTTGATCCTCGGCCAGGTGAAGGACCCATCCGGTGCCGTAATTCACGACGCAAAAGTAACGGCCAAAGGTCCGCAACAAACTTACAGCACAACGAGCAATGCCGAGGGAAGCTTTTCCATCCCGTTTGTGCAGCCGGGGACCTATCAGGTCACGGTTGAGGCACCGGGCTTCAAGAAGTCGGTCGAGAAAAATGTAGTCGTTAGCGTTGCCCAGAAGGTAAACCTGAACTTCCGGCTGGAAGTGGGCACGGTCTCAGAAAGCGTGGAAGTTGTTGCCAGCGCCGTCGCCGTGAACACAGCAGATGCTTCCGGCGGTTCTGTGGTCGGAACGCAGGAGACACAAAACCTGCCACTGAACGGACGCCAAGTCTACATGCTGGCGCAACTGAATCCGGGTGTTCTGTTTACGGGCAGCAATGGCGCCCAGCGCGGATGGGACCAGACCAATTCATTTCAAATCAATGGTGTGGTCAACAATCAAAACCAATTCACGATGAATGGAGCGCCCATCTCGCAGCAAACCAGCACTGCCCGCGGAGCGTGGTTCATTTCGCCCAACGTCGATGCGGTGCAAGAGTTCAAGATTCAGACCACCAACTACGATGCGTCAGTTGGACGCAGTGGTGGTGGAACCATCAATCTCGTGATCAAGCAGGGTACTAATGCGCTGCATGGCGCGGCGTTTGATTATTGGCGCAACGCGGTCTTAGATGCCAACTTCTATCAACTCAATCAATTGAACCAGCGCAAGGGCTTTCATAACCAGCATGATTTCGGAGGGACTGTTGGCGGCCCCATCAAGAAGGACAAGACCTACTTCTTCGCCAGTTTTGAAGGCTGGCGCGAAGTCCAACCTGCTCCCGTGATCACCACTGTCCCGACCGGTATCGTTGTCAACCCGGATGGCAGCGTGGATATGAGCGCCTATCTGAAAGGCCCGGGGGTTAACCACAATGGCGGCATCTATAACCCGTTTTCGTGCGCTTCGACGAACGCCGATGGAACCTGTAAGACCCGCAACCGGCTTTCCGTGGGTGGGAAGAACGATGTGATTCCAGCTAACCTGGTGAGCCAAATCGGCCTCAAGATTCTGGCGCTGTATCCCAAGCCCAACCAGCCCGGGTTTATCAACAATTTCGTCTCGAACACCGGCGGGCGTACCCAATATAACCAAACGCTCTTTCGCATTGACCACAACATCAGCGACCGTACCAAGATTTATGGCATGTTTAGCTGGTGGTCAGGAACAGATTTCAGAAACAATTCAGGGTTTTCTGATCCTCGCATCGAGACGGGAAACATTAACCATACCCGTGCATTTTTGTCGCAGATCCTGAGTGCCACCCATACATTCAACTCGACTCTGGTGGCAGACGTGCGGGTTTCTTATACACGCGAGGTTGACAGTTCACCTGACGGCGGACTGGCAGCGGGGACAGCCAAGCTATCGCCGCAGGACCTGGGATTTACCACCTATCCAGTTCCACCATCCACGAGCACAAGCTTTGCCCCTGTGCTTAATAATAATGACGTTATTGCCAACATTATTGGCACCAGGGCGTTTTCCGATTTCGGCCATCCACCGTTTAACGCTGACTTTGAAGTTGCACCAACGATTTCCCAGACAATAGGCAACCATAACTTACGCTATGGCGGCCAGTATCTGAAGGTCATCGCCATACCGTGCTGCGCCGCTGGCGAAGTAGCCCCAACGTCGAACGGTCCCGGCGGTATCTTTAACTTTACCGACAACTTCACCCGCTTCAATCCGAACAACGCAAACACTGATCCTGCGGGAGTCACTGGTTCAACAGGCTCCGGCCTAGCTAGTATCATTATGGGAATTCCCAATGATGGCAATATTCCCTACAACCTTGCGATCTATGAGACCTACCCGTACTATGCCGCCTTCGTTCAGGATGACTGGAAAATCCATCCCCGCCTGACGCTCAACCTGGGCATGCGCTGGGACTTTGAGCACTCGCCCCACGAACGGCATGACCGGCTCAATGGCGGCCTCTGCTACACCTGCGTTAATCCGCTCACGGGCATACTAAACAGCGCCAATGCCTTCCCACCCAACAATACGCTGCTGCTAAAGAACGGGACGTCCACTGGTTTCACGATGCCCAACCCGATTGTGGGCGGCTTCACATTCCTTGGCAACGGACGCCGTGCTTATGATACGCAGTACAACCATTTCCAACCCCGGATCGGTGTTTCGTGGGCACTCAATGACAAAACCGTCGTACGTGGCGGCTATGGAGTGAATTACGGATTTGCCTTCGAACTGGGTGGAAACACTACCTTTACCCAGGTGACGAACTATTTCAACCCGAACCCGGTAACGCCTGGTCCTGGTTTCTTCAATGGCAATCCTTATCCGGCTGGATTGACGCCTCCCACTGGTCCGCTTGACGGGTTGCTGGCAGGAACCGGCAGCAACTCAACCAGCTATGACCAACGCAATCGAAAAATCACACGGGTGCAACATTATTCATTGGGCATCCAGCATGAATTTCCGGGTGGCTTTGTTCTCGATACCTCGTTTGTAGGCACCTACACAGGCAACATTCGTGTCGGAACAAACTTTAACGCCCTGACGCCGGCGCAGATCGCCCAATGTGCGACGCTAGCTGCTGCTGCTGCGGCGGTTAGATGCGACTCTCAAGTGCAAAACCCATTCTTCGGGCATATGGGTCCGAACCAGGCAGCCAGCGTTTTAAACCTGTCCGCTACCGTTCCAGCGTATATCCTGATGGAACCATTCCCTCAGTTCGATGGGACGTTGTCCTCGAACACCGAACCCATCGGACGGAGCGATTACAATTCCTTGCAGGTACAATTTAGAAAGCGTGTGGATGCTGGTCCTGCCTGGCTGAAAGGCATCACTCTTGTGACTGCGTTTACCTGGCAGAAGAACATGACCTATACCAGCCTCAACAACAACAGTAACGGCCAGTGTCAGGGTTGCGTCGATATCGCCGGCCCAGGCCACGATATCCTGACTCCATTCATTGCCAAACCGTACTACCAGCTTGATGGCAGTGACCGCACCTTGAATCTCGCCTTCAGCGGAATCTGGGATCTGCCTGTTGGCAGAAACCGGCCGTTCTTCGGCAACGCTTCCGGTTGGGTGGGACAGGTCATCAATAACTGGTCGCTGGACTGGATCTTCACGGATGCATCGGGTACCCCCATCCAGCCGCCAAACACGTTCACCTACAATTGCCCGCAAAACAACAACAGCTATATACCGGCACACCGGAGTTTCAGCGAGTGGATCTACAACGAGACGCCGAGCTGCTATACTCCGCTGGCAACCAACACATGGATTCCCCGGACAGTCGTAACGCGGCAAAATAACCTGCGGGCACCTTACAAACCGCTGGCGACCTTCGCGCTGCAAAAGCAGTTCGATATTCGGGAATCCATGAAGTTGCAGTTCAGGGCTGAGGCATTCAATGCCTTTAACACCCCGATCTTTGGGGGACCAAGCACAGGCAATCCCAATCTGCCGGTTACCATCAATCCGAACAACATTCCTGGCATTCAACCCGGAACGCCTGGTTATTGTTCGGGCTATGGCTGTATCGGCGCCAACCAACAGAACGCACCGCGGCAACTGCAACTATCGCTGAAGATTATTTTCTAG